One Sphingobacteruim zhuxiongii DNA window includes the following coding sequences:
- a CDS encoding ISAon1 family transposase N-terminal region protein, whose product MHDSFKALIPLIIPEGVSNYFEMTHHSQGEGRLDIFLEEMNIIPEEFEHNKLVSKGFYEPVTLQDFPIRGQQVYLHVKRRRWLNQDTDQVVYRNWELVAKGTRITQDFAAFLKGISGQPST is encoded by the coding sequence ATGCACGATTCATTTAAAGCTTTAATACCCCTTATCATTCCTGAAGGAGTTTCCAATTATTTTGAGATGACCCACCATTCTCAAGGCGAGGGTCGCTTAGATATTTTCCTAGAAGAGATGAATATTATCCCAGAGGAATTTGAACACAATAAACTAGTTTCAAAAGGCTTTTATGAACCTGTAACCCTGCAAGATTTTCCTATTCGCGGACAGCAGGTCTATCTTCATGTCAAACGACGCAGATGGCTTAACCAGGATACTGATCAAGTGGTTTACAGGAATTGGGAATTAGTAGCTAAAGGAACGCGGATCACACAGGATTTCGCGGCTTTTTTAAAAGGTATCAGCGGACAGCCAAGCACATAG
- a CDS encoding ISAon1 family transposase, whose product MSASKLRRYYRNKLSGFQDWEHRENARDGLIFPQNISGHLSIDETCLSHGELYTVVTNKEAHGKKGTIVAILSGTKSENIIPILQKIQHRLRNKVQEITLDLAGNMGLIAKRCFSNAVQVIDRFHVQQLATEALQEIRIKHRWQAIEEENQAIEAARKVKETYLPKLLPNGDTVKQMLARSRYLLYKSEHKWTLEQRERAGVLFERYPDVGKAYRLAQELSWIFNTTIDKIYAFTRLAKWADKVEQAGFRSFNTVSRTINIHHKKILNYFDNRSTNASAESFNAKIKAFRSQFRGVGDINFFLFRLTKLFA is encoded by the coding sequence ATATCAGCCAGTAAATTAAGGAGATATTACCGCAATAAACTAAGCGGTTTCCAGGATTGGGAGCATCGCGAAAACGCAAGGGATGGATTGATCTTCCCCCAAAATATCAGCGGCCATCTTTCCATTGACGAGACCTGCCTATCCCATGGGGAGCTCTATACCGTTGTTACCAACAAAGAAGCACATGGTAAAAAGGGGACTATTGTCGCTATACTAAGCGGCACAAAATCAGAGAACATTATCCCCATTCTTCAAAAGATTCAACATCGATTACGCAATAAAGTTCAGGAGATAACACTTGATCTAGCTGGTAATATGGGACTGATAGCCAAAAGATGCTTTTCCAATGCTGTTCAGGTAATAGACCGTTTCCATGTCCAGCAATTAGCCACTGAAGCGCTTCAAGAAATAAGGATAAAGCACCGCTGGCAGGCAATAGAGGAGGAAAACCAAGCTATTGAAGCGGCTAGGAAAGTGAAAGAAACCTATCTGCCAAAACTATTACCCAATGGAGATACCGTAAAACAAATGCTGGCAAGAAGCCGGTACCTGCTTTATAAGAGTGAACATAAATGGACTTTAGAACAAAGAGAAAGGGCGGGTGTACTATTTGAACGATATCCGGATGTTGGAAAGGCCTATAGGCTAGCTCAGGAACTCTCTTGGATCTTCAACACAACAATTGATAAGATCTATGCCTTTACCAGACTAGCTAAATGGGCGGATAAAGTTGAACAAGCTGGCTTCAGGTCATTCAATACCGTCTCCAGAACCATAAATATCCATCACAAAAAAATATTGAACTACTTCGACAACAGAAGTACTAATGCATCCGCAGAGTCTTTCAATGCAAAGATAAAAGCTTTCAGAAGTCAGTTTAGGGGAGTAGGGGATATCAATTTCTTCCTGTTCAGATTGACCAAATTATTTGCTTAA